CGCGATCCTGCAGTCCGCGCCGTCGCGGATCGCCGAGCGGACCAACTGGAGCACGATCGCCTTCGTCCTCGAGAACGCGGTCTTCCTCCTGATCGGCCTGCAGGCCGGCTGGATCATCACCGACGCAGGCAGCAGTGACCTCGGCTGGGCCCGGATCGGCGCGGTCTGCGCGGCGTCGCTGGCGGCGGTCATCGTGCTGCGGATGCTCTGGGTGTTCCCCGCGCGCTACCTGCTCGTGCGACCCGGCCCGGACCCGCTCACGGGCAAGCGCCCGCCGTGGACCTACACGTTCCTGCTCGGCTGGGCGGGCATGCGCGGCGTCGTCACCCTTGCCGCCGCCTTCATCATCCCGGACGACACCCCGCACCGCGAGGTCCTGCTGCTCATCGCGTTCACGGTCGTGGCCGGCACGCTGTTCCTCCAGGGCCTCACCCTGCCGTGGCTGGCCCGCTGGATGCGCGTCCCGTCACCCGACCCGGCCGAGGACGCGCTCGCCCGCGCCACGCTCCTGCAGCAGGCCTCGAAGGCCGGCCTCGCGCGCCTCGAGGAGCTCGAGTACGACGACCCGCACGGCGTCGGCGACCTCGTCCGGCAGCGCCTCGACCAGCGCAACTTCGCCGCCTGGGAGCGGCTGGCCACGACCGTCGACCAGGAGTCGCCGAGCGACCTCTACAACCGGGTCCGGCTGGAGATGATCACCGCCGAACGCGAGCGGGTGCTGGAGATCCGTAGTGCCGGGACCGTGCCGGCCGACGTCGTGAGCGAGGTCCTCGCCATGCTCGACATCGAGGAGTCCGTGCTCGACCACTCCGCCCGCGAGCGCGCCCGCGTCGTCGCGTCGACCACCGACCGCTCCCGTCGCACGGGTGACTCCTGCGCCCACCTCGAGGCCCACCCCGCCGTCGTCGCCGAGGCAACAGCCTGCGAGGACTGCCTGGCCGAGGGCACCAGCTGGGTGGCGTTGCGCCAGTGCCTGACCTGCGGCCACATCGGCTGCTGCGACTCCTCACCGCGCCAGCACGCCACCGCCCACTTCCACGCGAGCACCCACCCGGTCATCCAGTCCGCCGAGCCGGGCGAGGACTGGCGCTGGTGCTTCGTCGACCACACCACGGGCTGAACGTCCTACCGTAGGCAGATGCGGATCACGAAGTTCGGCCACGCCGCCGTCAGGGTCGAGTACGACGGTCGCGTGCTGCTGATCGATCCCGGAGTGTGGACCGGCGCCGAGGCGATCGACGGCGCCGATGCGGTGCTGATCACGCACGAGCACCCGGACCACGTGGATCCCGCGCTGCTGCGTCGTACCGATGCTCCGGTGTGGACGATCGAGGCCGTCGCTCGTGACCTCGAGGCCAACGCTCCCGACGTGGCCGAGCGAGTCCTGGTCATCGAGCCGGGGGAAGAGTGGTCAGCTGCCGGCCTCGACATCACCGCTGTGGGCGAGCTGCACGCGGTGATCCATCCGGAGTTGCCGCGCGTCACCAACAGTGGCTACCTGATCACCGACGGGACCACCCGGCTCTTCCACCCCGGCGATGCCCTGACGGGCCCGGGTGAGGAGGTCGACGTGCTCTGCCTGCCGGTCTCGGCGCCGTGGCTCAAGGTGAGCGAGGCGATCGACTTCGCCCGCGGGGTGGGGGCAGGCCGCAACCTCGCGATCCACGACAAGGTCTACTCCGAGGCCGGGCTCGGCATCGTGGACGGCCACCTCGGGCGGTTCCTCGGTGCAGCCGGACAGGACTACGTCCGGCTGCCCGAGGGCGCCGATCTGGACTGACCGCGGACTACTCCGCGCAGGTGGTGAGGCCGTAGTCGGCGGCCAGCTTGTTCGCGTCCGCGAACGCGTCGTCGCCCATGATCGCCATCGGGGTCTCCTTCACCTTGGCCACCTCGGCCTCGAGGGCATCGAGCATGGCGTCGACCTCATCAGCATCGGCCTTCGGGGGCTCCAGGTCGCGGACCTTCTCGACGGTCGAGGTGAGCTCCGGGATGACCTTCTTCTCGAGGAAGGCCGTGATCTCCTCCATGCTCGAGTTCTCGGAGATCTCCGAGCCCAGCTTCTCGATCCGCGCCTCGCTCGCCGCGCAGATCGCGTCGGCCTGCTTGATGAACTCTGCCTTCGTGAGGGCGGACGGCTCAGCCGCTGCCTTCGTCTCGTTCTCGCCGCAACCCGCAAGGGCCAGGGTCGAGCAGGCGGTCAGGGCGATCAGGAGCTTCTTCATCACGGTCCTCAGGAGGTCGGAGCAGGGCCGGGCGCGAGGGCATCGCGCACCGGGACGAACTTGGCTTGCGACTCGGCCAGCTCGGCCGCCGGGTCCGAGTCACCGACGATGCCGCAGCCTGCGAACAGACGCACGGTGTCACCATCGAGTAGTCCGGAGCGGAGCGCAATACCCCACTCGCCGTCCCCGCTGGCATCCATCCAGCCGACCGGGGCGGCGTACCTGCCGCGGTCCATGCCCTCGATCTCGGTGATCAGCTCGCGCGCGACCGGCGTGGGGGTGCCGCCGACGGCCGCCGACGGGTGCAGCGCCTCCGCGAGCTGCAGCGAGCTGACGTCATCGGTGTCACGGATGACTCCGGCGACATCGGTGGCCAGGTGCAGGACATTCGGCAGGTGCAGCACGAACGGCGTCTCCGGCACGTTCATCGAGGAGCAGTAGGGCTCGAGCGACTCGGCGACCGACCGGACGGCGTACTCGTGCTCCTCGAGGTCCTTGCTCGAGTGGGCGAGCATCGCGGCCAGGGCGAGGTCGCGGGAGTCGTCACCGGTGCGCCGGATGGTGCCGGCCAGCACGCGCGAGGTGACCAGCCCACGCTCGCGGCGGACCAGCAGCTCGGGGGTGGCGCCGAAGAGGCCGTCGACGTGGAACGTCCAGCAGGTCGGGTACGACGCGGCGAGCTGCCGCAGGGGCCACCGCACATCGATCGGCTCTGACGCCGTTGCCAGCAGGTCGCGCGCGAGGACGACCTTCTCGAGGTCGCCCGCGTTGATCCGGGCGACCGCATCGGCGACGACCCCCATCCAGCGCTCGCTGTCCAGGGCGCCGTCGGAGAAGACGACGCCTTTCGGAGGAGCCGGCGGCTCTCGACGAGCCAGCGTTGGGGCGACATCGCCGACGGTGGTCACCCAGGCCAGATCGCCGCGGCGGCCCACGATCACCTGAGGCACGACCAGCGTCGATTCGCCCGGCTCGTCGGCGAAGGCGAAGGCGCCGAAGCAGACCAGCCCGGAGCCGGGTTCCTGCACCTCGTCGGTGATGTCGGCCTGTGCGGTCGTCTCGGCCCACCACTTGGCAGCGTCGGAGAACCGGGTGCTGCCGCTGGTGTGGACCTGCGCCGCGATGCCCCAGCCGACGAGGCCCTCGCCGCGGCGCAGCCAGCTGACGGGTGCCTCGGTGGGGAGCAGGTCGAGCAACCCCGACATCCCAGAGGCCGTGTCGACGTCGATCGACGTCGTGCGGACTCTCAGGGCGGAGGGCCCCTCGGAGCTCAGGATCATGCGCGCAGCCTAACGGGAGGGTTATCAAGGTGTTCGGAGCGGCCGGGCAGGTGGATGGGCGTCCCGAGGGGGCACGCCTTACTCTGTGGCCGTGACCCGAGCAGAGCTGGACAAGCAGCCCACTGACGTACGCCGCATGTTCGACGCCGTGGCCAAGCGCTACGACGTGACCAACGACGTGCTGTCGATGGGGCAGGACCGCCGGTGGCGCAAGCAGGTGCTGGCTGCCGTCGACGCGCGACCGGGTGACCGGATCCTCGACCTCGCTGCCGGCACGGGCACCTCCTCGCTCCCGTTTGCCGAGGCAGGCGCCCAGGTCATCCCGTGCGACTTCTCGGTCGGGATGCTGCAGGTCGGCAAGAAGGCTCGCCCGCAGCTGCCCTTCGTGGCCGGCGACGGCACGAAGCTGCCGTTCGCCGACGACACGTTCGACGCGGTCACGATCTCCTTCGGCCTGCGCAACATCGTCGACCCGGTCGCGGGACTGCGCGAGATGCGCCGCGTGACCCGCCCGGGCGGCCGGCTCGTGGTCTGCGAGTTCTCCCACCCGGTGAACCGGGCGTTCCGCAAGGTCTACCTCGAGTACCTGATGAAGACGCTCCCGAGCATCGCCCGCGGCGTCTCCTCCTCCCCGGACGCCTACGTCTACCTCGCCGAGTCGATCCGCGCCTGGCCCGACCAGGCGGGTCTCGCCACGCTGCTGCAGGACGCGGGCTGGGGCTCCGTCGAGTACCGCAACCTGTCCGGGGGGATCGTCGCGCTGCACCGGGGGACCGCGTGACCTCGCCTGCTGACGCGCTCTTCGGGCTCGGTGATGCGGGCGCCGCTTCCGATCGCGAGGCCCAGGTCATCGTCGTCGGTGCTGGCCCGGCTGGCGCCGCGGTCGCCCACCACCTGGCGGCCGCCGGAGTCGACGTACTCCTCCTGGAGAAGGCCGCCTTCCCCCGCGACAAGGTGTGTGGCGACGGCCTGACGCCGCGCGCGGTCAAGCAGCTGATCGGCATGGGCTTCGACCTCGACCAGCCCGGCTGGCAGAAGAACAAGGGGCTCCGGATCCTCGGCGCCGGTCACCGCATCGAGCTGCCGTGGCCCGAGCTCGCCAGCTTCCCGTCGTTCGGCATGGTCCGTCCGCGCATGGAGCTCGACGAACTGCTCGCGCGCCACGCGCAGAAGGCCGGTGCCCGCCTCCTCGAGCGCACTGCTGTCACCGGCCCGGTGCTCGACACGTCCGGTCGCGTGGTCGGAGTGACGGCCCGCCCGCTCGACGAGAACGGCCGCCGGATCCCGGGTTCTGCGGGGGAGGAGGTCACCTACCGAGCGCCGATCGTCGTCGCCTGCGACGGGGTCTCATCCCGCCTCGCCACCTCGCTCGGGATCACCCGCCGCGAGAACCGCCCGATGGCGGTCGCGGCCCGCGCCTACTACAAGACCCCGATGCACGACGACGCGTGGATGGAGTCCTGGCTGGAGCTGTGGGACGGCCCGGTCGGCGCGTCCAACCAGCTGCCCGGCTACGGCTGGATCTTCCCGTGCGGCGACGGCACCGCCAATGTCGGCCTCGGCATCCTCGACTCCTCGAAGATGTTCCAGGACTTCAATCCCAAGGACGCCATGCGCAAGTGGCTGGCGAACACCCCCGAGGAGCTCGGCTTCCGCGACGAGAACCTCGTCGGCGAGATCCGCTCCGCTGCGCTTCCCATGGGCTTCAACCGCAAGCCGCACTACTCCCGCGGGCTCCTGCTCGTCGGTGACTCCGGCGGCATGGTCAACCCGTTCAACGGCGAGGGCATCGACTACGCCCTCGAGGCCGGCCACATGGCCGCCGACATCATCGTCCAGGCGCTGGCCCGGCCGTCCGGGGTCTCGCGCGAGCGCGTCCTCGAGGGGTACGCCGCGGCTCTGGACGCGGCGTACGGCGGGTACTTCACGCTCGGTCGTGGCTTCGCCAAGCTGATCGGCAGCCCGACGTTCATGAAGTTCGCGACCAAGCACGGCCTCCCGCGCCCCGCCCTGATGCGGTTCTCGCTGAAGCTCATGGCGAACCTGACCGACCCGCGCGACGGCGACGCCCACGACCGGATCATCAACGCATTCAGCAAGGTCGCGCCCGACGCCTGAGGCCTGGCGACGGCTCGGCGTGCCGCAGCCACCAACTCGCCCGGGGCAATTGGTTGCTGTCCTTCCGCTGGATCCGCAGCAATGAACTACCCCGGGGCACTTCGCCGCACGCCGAGGGGAGCCGGCTGGACCCACCTCGCCCCTGTGGATGACGCTCGACCTCTGTTGGCCGTGTTGGGGCACGCTGCCGGCATGAGTGGATCTGTTGTCGGACGTAGGAAGCTGAGGCCCCGTCGACCGCCCCGACCGCTGGCGGCCTTCGACAGGATGCAGCCATTCACGCGCGCGGAGGCGCTGCAGGCCGGGATCCCCGACTCGGCGTTGCGCGGACCCGGATTCAGGCGGCTGATGGGCAATGTCTACGTCGACAGCGCAGTCGAGCTCACTCCGGCACTTGCGGCGAAGGCACCGCTCGCGGTTGCGCCGCCGAGTGCGTGGGTCAGTCATGTGTCTGCCGCACGACTTCTTGGCGTTCCCGTTCCCACGCTGCCTGGTGAGCACATCTCCGTCCTCGCGAAGCAGGACCGCCTCCGGCGTTCGGGCGTCACATCGCACGTCGCTCCAGGGACCTCGCTGGTCACACGACGTGGCG
This genomic interval from Nocardioides cavernaquae contains the following:
- a CDS encoding geranylgeranyl reductase family protein, with the protein product MTSPADALFGLGDAGAASDREAQVIVVGAGPAGAAVAHHLAAAGVDVLLLEKAAFPRDKVCGDGLTPRAVKQLIGMGFDLDQPGWQKNKGLRILGAGHRIELPWPELASFPSFGMVRPRMELDELLARHAQKAGARLLERTAVTGPVLDTSGRVVGVTARPLDENGRRIPGSAGEEVTYRAPIVVACDGVSSRLATSLGITRRENRPMAVAARAYYKTPMHDDAWMESWLELWDGPVGASNQLPGYGWIFPCGDGTANVGLGILDSSKMFQDFNPKDAMRKWLANTPEELGFRDENLVGEIRSAALPMGFNRKPHYSRGLLLVGDSGGMVNPFNGEGIDYALEAGHMAADIIVQALARPSGVSRERVLEGYAAALDAAYGGYFTLGRGFAKLIGSPTFMKFATKHGLPRPALMRFSLKLMANLTDPRDGDAHDRIINAFSKVAPDA
- a CDS encoding MBL fold metallo-hydrolase, whose translation is MRITKFGHAAVRVEYDGRVLLIDPGVWTGAEAIDGADAVLITHEHPDHVDPALLRRTDAPVWTIEAVARDLEANAPDVAERVLVIEPGEEWSAAGLDITAVGELHAVIHPELPRVTNSGYLITDGTTRLFHPGDALTGPGEEVDVLCLPVSAPWLKVSEAIDFARGVGAGRNLAIHDKVYSEAGLGIVDGHLGRFLGAAGQDYVRLPEGADLD
- a CDS encoding Na+/H+ antiporter: MEIAFLLVLLAATVLASTALADRIRFPAPLLLIAVGAAGAYLPFVPEVHLDPEIVLLGLLPPLLYAAALQTSLVDFNANRRPILLLSVGLVIFTTAGVAAVVHALLPGIGWPAAFAIGAVVGPPDAVAATAIARRIGLPRRLVTILEGESLLNDATALVALRTAIAAGAGGVTLLEVSEDFAVAAGGGVLIGLAATLVVAKVRKLITDPVFDTALSLVTPFAAYIAAERFHASGVIAVVVAGLLLGHKAAILQSAPSRIAERTNWSTIAFVLENAVFLLIGLQAGWIITDAGSSDLGWARIGAVCAASLAAVIVLRMLWVFPARYLLVRPGPDPLTGKRPPWTYTFLLGWAGMRGVVTLAAAFIIPDDTPHREVLLLIAFTVVAGTLFLQGLTLPWLARWMRVPSPDPAEDALARATLLQQASKAGLARLEELEYDDPHGVGDLVRQRLDQRNFAAWERLATTVDQESPSDLYNRVRLEMITAERERVLEIRSAGTVPADVVSEVLAMLDIEESVLDHSARERARVVASTTDRSRRTGDSCAHLEAHPAVVAEATACEDCLAEGTSWVALRQCLTCGHIGCCDSSPRQHATAHFHASTHPVIQSAEPGEDWRWCFVDHTTG
- a CDS encoding demethylmenaquinone methyltransferase produces the protein MTRAELDKQPTDVRRMFDAVAKRYDVTNDVLSMGQDRRWRKQVLAAVDARPGDRILDLAAGTGTSSLPFAEAGAQVIPCDFSVGMLQVGKKARPQLPFVAGDGTKLPFADDTFDAVTISFGLRNIVDPVAGLREMRRVTRPGGRLVVCEFSHPVNRAFRKVYLEYLMKTLPSIARGVSSSPDAYVYLAESIRAWPDQAGLATLLQDAGWGSVEYRNLSGGIVALHRGTA
- a CDS encoding isochorismate synthase, which gives rise to MILSSEGPSALRVRTTSIDVDTASGMSGLLDLLPTEAPVSWLRRGEGLVGWGIAAQVHTSGSTRFSDAAKWWAETTAQADITDEVQEPGSGLVCFGAFAFADEPGESTLVVPQVIVGRRGDLAWVTTVGDVAPTLARREPPAPPKGVVFSDGALDSERWMGVVADAVARINAGDLEKVVLARDLLATASEPIDVRWPLRQLAASYPTCWTFHVDGLFGATPELLVRRERGLVTSRVLAGTIRRTGDDSRDLALAAMLAHSSKDLEEHEYAVRSVAESLEPYCSSMNVPETPFVLHLPNVLHLATDVAGVIRDTDDVSSLQLAEALHPSAAVGGTPTPVARELITEIEGMDRGRYAAPVGWMDASGDGEWGIALRSGLLDGDTVRLFAGCGIVGDSDPAAELAESQAKFVPVRDALAPGPAPTS